From the Longimicrobium sp. genome, the window CCAAGCGCAAGGTCGACATCTCGGCCGACGTGTCGGGGCGTGTGATCCAGCTTCCCCTCGAGGAGGGGCAGTGGGTGAACCGCGGCGACCTGCTCCTGCGCATCGACCCCAGCCAGTACGAGGCGTCGGTGCAGCAGGCCCAGGCGGGCGTTTCGCAGAACCGCGCCCGCGAGGCGCAGGCCCGCGCCCAGCTGCTGAAGGCGCAGTCCGACGCGCGCCGCGCCGAGCAGCTGGCGCAGGGGCGCGACCTGGTGAGCGCGCAGGAGGTCGACAACGCGCGCACCCAGGCGCAGGTGGCGCAGGCCGAGCTGCAGGCCGCCCGCTTCGCGGTGAACCAGGCCGAGGCGCTGCTGGCGCAGGCGCGCGACAACCTGCGCAAAACCACCATCGTGGCCCCCATGAGCGGCCGCGTGGTGCGCCTGAACATCCACGAGGGCGAGACCGCCATCATCGGCACCATGAACAACCCGGGCTCGCTCCTGCTGACCATCGCCGACCCGTCGGCCATGGAGGCCAAGGTGAAGGTCGACGAGACCGACGTCCCCGGGATCCAGGTGGGCGACAGCACCACGCTGCGCATCGACGCCTTCCCCGACCGGTCGTTCACCGGCAGGGTCACGCGCATCGGCAACAGCGCGGTGCAGGTGGCGGGGGCGCAGGCGGGCGGCGACCAGCAGGCGGTGGACTACGAGGTGGTCATCACCCTCGACCACCCGCCCGCCGAGCTGCGCCCCGACCTGTCGGCCACCGCCGAGATCGTCACCGACACCCGCCGGCAGGCGCTGTCGGTGCCCATCATCGCGCTGACCGTGCGCGACCACGAGGGGAAGAAGTTCAAGTCCGGCGGCGAGAAGGGCGAGGAGGGCGGCGACGCGGCCCCGCAGCAGCCGAAGACCGACCGTCCGCGCGTGCAGGACGAGGTGCAGGGCGTGTTCGTGATCCGGGGCGGCAAGGCCGTGTGGACCCCGGTGACCGTGGGGATCACGGGCGGCGAGTACTTCGAGGTCACGAAGGGGCTGCGGGGCGGCGAGACCATCGTGGCCGGCACCTTCCAGGCGGTGCGCGACCTGGAGGGCGGCGACGCGGTGCGCGTTCCCCCCGCCCCGGCGGCCAATCGCGGGCAGGCAAAGGGCGGCAGGCGATGAGCTCCGGCGCCGGCGGCGCCGCGCTGATCGACGTGCGCGGCCTGGAGAAGCACTACCAGATGGGCGCCGAGACGGTGCGCGCGCTGCGCGGGGTGGACCTGGTCATCCACCGCAACGAATACGTGGCCATCATGGGGCCGTCGGGGTCGGGGAAGAGCACCTTCATGAACCTGATCGGGTGCCTGGACTCGCCCACCGCGGGCGAGTACATCCTGAACGGGAACCACGTGGCGGGGATGGACGACGACGAGCTGGCCCGGGTGCGCAACCAGGAGATCGGCTTCGTCTTCCAGACCTGCAACCTTCTCACCCGCAGCACCGCGCTGGAGAACGTGGAGCTCCCGCTGGTCTACGGCGGCGTCGGCGGCAAGGACCGCAAGCGCCGCGCGCTCGAGGCGCTGCAGGCGGTGGAGCTGGGCGACCGGGTGGACCACCGCCCCAACGAGCTTTCCGGCGGGCAGCGCCAGCGCGTGGCCATCGCCCGCGCGCTGGTCACGCGGCCGTCCATCATCCTGGCCGACGAGCCCACGGGAAACCTGGACTCGCGCACCAGCGAGGAGATCATGAACCTGTTCGAGCGTCTGCACCGCGAGGGGCAGACGATCATCATGGTCACCCACGAGCCCGACATCGCCGCGCACGCCGACCGCGTGGTCACGCTGCGCGACGGGAAGATCGAGAGCGACCAGCCGCAGCCGCGCCCGCGCCGGGTGGTCGAGGCGCCGGTGCTGGCGGGGGCGTGAGCCACCGATGAGGACCTTCGAGGCGGCGCGGATGGCGCTGGAGGCCATCCGCGCGCACAAGCTGCGCGGGTTCTTCACCGTGCTGGGCACCGTCGTCGGCGTCACCTTCCTCATCGCCGTCATCACCCTCATCGAGGGGATGGACCACTACGTCGAGAAGCAGTTCAAGGGCACGGTCTACGGCTTCAACACCGTCACGCTCCGCCGCCGCCCCTCCGTCGTCACCGACGCCGACGAGGGAATGTGGCGCACCTGGGCGCGCCGCCCGCGGCTGACCTTCGACGACGCCGGGTACCTGGAGGGGCGGATGGAGACGCCGGGAACGGTGGCGCTCTCCACGGTCACCATCGGCAAGGTGGGCGGCCCGCGCGGCAAGGCGGTGGAGAACGTGTGGATCACCGGGGCCACCGCCAGCTACTTCCAGATCCGCGACATGCAGATGGAGGACGGCCGCGCCTACTCGCGCAACGAGGCGGACCGCGGCCTTCCCGTGGTGGTCATCGGGCGCGACGTGGCGAGCACCCTGTTCGAAGGGCGCAACCCCATCGGGCAGGAGATTCGCATGAACGGCTTTCCCTACCGCGTGATCGGGGTGCTGGAGAAGCAGGGAAAGCTCTTCGGGATGTCGCTCGACAACGTGGCCATCGCCCCCATCCGCTCCGAGCTGGACGGGTACGTGAACGGCGGGCGCAAGGGCGTGGTGCAGGAGATCACCTTCAAGGTCCCCGACAGCAAGCTGATCGGCGCCGCGAAGGCCGAGATCGAGAGCTGGATGCGCATCCGCCACCACCTCCGCCCCGACCAGGCCGACGACTTCGAGCTGGAGACGGCCGACGACTCGCTGGGCTTCTGGGACAAGATCCGCAACGTCCTCCTCCTGGCCCTCCCCCTTCTGGTGGGGATCTCGCTGGTGGTGGGCGCGGTGGTGATCATGAACATCATGCTGGTCTCGGTGACCGAACGGACGCGGGAGATCGGGATCCGCAAGTCGATGGGCGCGCGCCGCTCCGACGTTCTCCTGCAGTTCCTCTTCGAGTCGTCCACCCTCTCGGGGCTGGGCGCGGTGCTGGGGATCGGCCTGGGCGTGGGGCTGGCGTACCTGATCACGGCGCTCTCGCCCATGCCGGCGCACGTGGCCACCTGGTCGGTGGTCCTCGCCGTGGCCCTCGGGGTCGGCGTGGGCGTGGTCTCGGGGGTGTACCCCGCGTGGCGCGCGGCCAGGCTGGACCCCATCGTGGCCCTGCGGGCGGAGTAGCGCCGTGAACCTGCAATCGACCTTCGAGGGCGTCCAGATCGCGCTGGAGCAGCTCCGCGCCGACAAGGTGCGGGCGTTCCTCACGATTCTCGGGATCGGGATCGGCGTGGCCACGGTGACGGGGATGGGCGCGGTGATCGCCGGGGTGAAGGGCGGGATCAACGCCGACCTCGAGGCCATCGGCCCGCAGAACTTCGTGGTCACCCGCTTCGACCAGACGCAGGTGCGCGTGAGCGGCCCCGGCAAGCCGCCATGGGAGGGAAAGCCCAGGATCACCCCCGCCGAGGCCAGGGTGCTGGCCGACCTTCCCTCGCTGCAGAGCGTGACCGTGCACGTCTCCGGCCAGGCCGACGTGAAGGCGGGCGCCAAGGAGCTGGCCGGGGTGCAGGTGGAGGGGATCGGGCCCGAGTGGCCCACCTACATGCGCGGCGACTTCATCGAGGGGCGCAACTTCCTGCCCGTGGACGAGGCGTCGGCGCGGCCGGTGGCGGTGATCACCGAGGAGCTGGCCACGCGCGCCTTCGGCGAGGGGCGCCCCGCGGTAGGGCGCTCCTTCCGGCTGGGCGGCAACGAGTTCCAGGTGGTGGGGGTGTACCGCCCCTCGCCCAACCTGTTCTCCAGCGGCAAGCCCATCTGGACGTCGATCCCCTCGCGCGCGGCGCTGAAGTACCTGTCGATGGACGACGACTTCCTGGAGCTGTGGATGGTTCCCCAGCCCGGCTACACGCAGGCGCAGGCCATGGACGAGACCACGCTCACGCTGCGCACGCTGCGGCGCCTGAAGCCGGGCGCCGAGGACAACTTCGCGCTGGTGCGGCAGGAGGCGTTCGCCGACATGGTGAACGGGATCATGAACGTCATCTACATCGTGATGTTCGTCCTTTCCTCCATCGGCCTGATCGTGGGCGGCGTGGGGGTGGTGGGGATCATGATGATCTCGGTGACCGAGCGCACCCGCGAGATCGGGGTGCGCAAGGCGCTGGGGGCGCGGCGCTTCGAGATCCTCTGGCAGTTCCTGGTCGAGGCGGTGACGGTGACCTTCGTGGGATCGAGCTGCGGGCTGATCTTCGGCACCGGCGGCGCGCTCCTGCTGCGGGCGGTCACGCCGGTGCCGGCCGAGGTTCCGCTCTGGTCGGTGGCCGCCGCGCTGGGCGTGGCCGTGCTCACCGGCGTGGTGTTCGGCA encodes:
- a CDS encoding efflux RND transporter periplasmic adaptor subunit; protein product: MKKILIAVGVVVAVGGLGAVAVNGRGKSAGREVRSETVARRDLVATVTASGKIQPKRKVDISADVSGRVIQLPLEEGQWVNRGDLLLRIDPSQYEASVQQAQAGVSQNRAREAQARAQLLKAQSDARRAEQLAQGRDLVSAQEVDNARTQAQVAQAELQAARFAVNQAEALLAQARDNLRKTTIVAPMSGRVVRLNIHEGETAIIGTMNNPGSLLLTIADPSAMEAKVKVDETDVPGIQVGDSTTLRIDAFPDRSFTGRVTRIGNSAVQVAGAQAGGDQQAVDYEVVITLDHPPAELRPDLSATAEIVTDTRRQALSVPIIALTVRDHEGKKFKSGGEKGEEGGDAAPQQPKTDRPRVQDEVQGVFVIRGGKAVWTPVTVGITGGEYFEVTKGLRGGETIVAGTFQAVRDLEGGDAVRVPPAPAANRGQAKGGRR
- a CDS encoding ABC transporter ATP-binding protein — encoded protein: MSSGAGGAALIDVRGLEKHYQMGAETVRALRGVDLVIHRNEYVAIMGPSGSGKSTFMNLIGCLDSPTAGEYILNGNHVAGMDDDELARVRNQEIGFVFQTCNLLTRSTALENVELPLVYGGVGGKDRKRRALEALQAVELGDRVDHRPNELSGGQRQRVAIARALVTRPSIILADEPTGNLDSRTSEEIMNLFERLHREGQTIIMVTHEPDIAAHADRVVTLRDGKIESDQPQPRPRRVVEAPVLAGA
- a CDS encoding ABC transporter permease, with the translated sequence MRTFEAARMALEAIRAHKLRGFFTVLGTVVGVTFLIAVITLIEGMDHYVEKQFKGTVYGFNTVTLRRRPSVVTDADEGMWRTWARRPRLTFDDAGYLEGRMETPGTVALSTVTIGKVGGPRGKAVENVWITGATASYFQIRDMQMEDGRAYSRNEADRGLPVVVIGRDVASTLFEGRNPIGQEIRMNGFPYRVIGVLEKQGKLFGMSLDNVAIAPIRSELDGYVNGGRKGVVQEITFKVPDSKLIGAAKAEIESWMRIRHHLRPDQADDFELETADDSLGFWDKIRNVLLLALPLLVGISLVVGAVVIMNIMLVSVTERTREIGIRKSMGARRSDVLLQFLFESSTLSGLGAVLGIGLGVGLAYLITALSPMPAHVATWSVVLAVALGVGVGVVSGVYPAWRAARLDPIVALRAE
- a CDS encoding ABC transporter permease, encoding MNLQSTFEGVQIALEQLRADKVRAFLTILGIGIGVATVTGMGAVIAGVKGGINADLEAIGPQNFVVTRFDQTQVRVSGPGKPPWEGKPRITPAEARVLADLPSLQSVTVHVSGQADVKAGAKELAGVQVEGIGPEWPTYMRGDFIEGRNFLPVDEASARPVAVITEELATRAFGEGRPAVGRSFRLGGNEFQVVGVYRPSPNLFSSGKPIWTSIPSRAALKYLSMDDDFLELWMVPQPGYTQAQAMDETTLTLRTLRRLKPGAEDNFALVRQEAFADMVNGIMNVIYIVMFVLSSIGLIVGGVGVVGIMMISVTERTREIGVRKALGARRFEILWQFLVEAVTVTFVGSSCGLIFGTGGALLLRAVTPVPAEVPLWSVAAALGVAVLTGVVFGIYPAFKASRLDPVVALRYE